One Pseudomonas sp. C27(2019) DNA window includes the following coding sequences:
- a CDS encoding deoxyribodipyrimidine photo-lyase, whose product MSNMPKKVAFWFTDDLRLHDNFALNWACSHYAAIAFIYVINPHDIGPNNYQHKAIGSHRLNFIYQSLCDLEQQLRALGHRLIILEGQPATEVCRFMQEQQIDTIVRSKPVGWYENKTCQVIEQNLPQVRCFATWNHTLFKPEQLALTPQLLNSFSSFRQHIEKRNFAVQAVSDTLSTVPHAIQVQSSQGISLDQFAQTYVTQPLAASAFQGANNRRWHMCSVTFPAQHRTAISSLATN is encoded by the coding sequence ATGTCTAATATGCCCAAAAAAGTAGCCTTTTGGTTTACTGATGATCTGCGCTTGCACGATAACTTCGCCCTCAACTGGGCCTGCAGCCATTACGCAGCCATTGCCTTTATTTACGTGATTAACCCCCATGACATCGGGCCCAATAACTATCAACACAAAGCCATAGGCTCACACCGGCTCAATTTTATATATCAGTCTTTATGCGATCTTGAGCAACAGTTGCGCGCCTTAGGTCATCGCCTGATTATTTTAGAAGGCCAACCTGCAACCGAGGTCTGCCGTTTTATGCAAGAGCAGCAGATTGATACCATCGTGCGCTCTAAACCAGTGGGCTGGTATGAAAACAAAACCTGCCAAGTGATTGAGCAAAACCTGCCTCAGGTGCGTTGCTTTGCCACTTGGAATCACACGCTGTTTAAGCCAGAGCAATTAGCACTCACGCCGCAACTGCTCAATAGCTTTTCCAGTTTTAGACAGCACATTGAAAAACGTAATTTTGCTGTGCAAGCCGTTAGCGATACACTCAGCACAGTACCGCACGCCATCCAAGTACAGTCATCACAGGGCATAAGCCTTGATCAATTCGCGCAAACATACGTGACACAGCCTTTAGCAGCCAGCGCTTTTCAGGGGGCGAACAACAGGCGCTGGCACATGTGCAGCGTTACTTTTCCAGCTCAGCACCGCACAGCTATAAGCTCACTCGCAACCAATTAG
- a CDS encoding glutathione S-transferase, which produces MPLSQHRLYSFRRCPYAMRARLGIVFAELQVELREIVLKNKPAQMLAISPKGTVPVLELAEGDSVTRRVIEESREILEWALQENDPHGLLNTDLASANALIDRNDNEFKHWLDRYKYADRHPELTQLEYRQQGEVFLQVLEELLGKNTYLLGDNTSIADIGIMPFVRQFAHVDRDVFYGLPYPYLQQWLKDWLEHPAFQQVMIKFKPWQEGDQAVLFAKGSH; this is translated from the coding sequence ATGCCCCTATCCCAGCATCGTTTGTACTCTTTTCGCCGTTGCCCTTACGCGATGCGTGCGCGACTGGGTATTGTGTTTGCCGAGCTGCAGGTGGAGTTGCGGGAGATCGTGCTGAAGAATAAGCCGGCGCAAATGCTGGCTATCAGCCCCAAAGGTACGGTTCCTGTGCTTGAGTTGGCTGAGGGCGATAGTGTTACGAGGCGCGTTATCGAGGAAAGCAGGGAGATACTGGAATGGGCGCTGCAGGAAAATGACCCGCACGGGTTATTAAACACCGATTTAGCCAGCGCCAATGCACTGATCGACCGTAACGATAACGAATTTAAACACTGGCTCGATCGCTACAAATACGCCGATCGTCATCCAGAGCTCACCCAGCTTGAATACCGGCAGCAGGGCGAGGTGTTTTTACAGGTGTTAGAAGAGTTACTCGGAAAAAATACATACCTGCTCGGCGATAACACCAGCATCGCTGATATTGGCATTATGCCTTTTGTACGCCAGTTCGCTCATGTCGATCGAGATGTTTTTTACGGTCTGCCTTATCCGTATCTGCAGCAGTGGCTTAAAGATTGGCTGGAGCATCCAGCGTTTCAGCAGGTTATGATCAAATTCAAGCCTTGGCAGGAGGGCGATCAAGCAGTGCTGTTTGCAAAAGGCAGTCACTGA
- a CDS encoding biotin/lipoate A/B protein ligase family protein has protein sequence MHGEYKVPGGKLVVADIEVHDDCLSQVSISGDFFLEPDTALTHINQALIGLPSTASQQALTAAITEALDDDVVMFGFSAEAVAIAVRRALGKASSWLDHQFTLIPPVTMPAAMHVALDDALAQSVAKGLRGPTLRFWDWDDSVVVIGCFQSVKNEVDMAAAQEAGVQVVRRITGGGAMFMEPGNCITYSLTVPTSIVDGMSIEASYQFLDAWVLAALAEVGIQAHYKPLNDITSAQGKIGGAAQKRFGTGILLHHATLAYDIDADKMLQVLRIGREKISDKGITSANKRVDPMRSQTGLSRAAIIDAFMRHFSKTYQAQLGDYLPEELSTAKALVADKFLTDAWLYKVN, from the coding sequence ATGCACGGTGAATATAAAGTACCTGGCGGTAAGTTAGTGGTCGCTGATATAGAGGTGCACGATGACTGTTTAAGCCAAGTGAGTATTTCGGGTGACTTTTTCTTAGAGCCTGATACGGCTTTAACCCATATTAACCAAGCTCTAATTGGCTTACCCAGCACGGCAAGCCAACAAGCTTTAACTGCTGCTATCACAGAAGCGCTGGATGATGATGTGGTGATGTTTGGCTTCTCAGCAGAGGCTGTAGCCATCGCTGTTCGGCGCGCTTTAGGCAAGGCGAGCAGTTGGCTTGATCATCAATTTACCCTGATTCCGCCGGTCACTATGCCCGCAGCCATGCATGTCGCTTTAGACGATGCATTAGCCCAGTCTGTGGCTAAAGGTTTGCGCGGGCCAACACTAAGGTTTTGGGACTGGGATGATTCTGTAGTGGTGATAGGCTGTTTTCAGTCGGTCAAAAATGAAGTGGATATGGCTGCAGCGCAAGAGGCTGGTGTACAAGTGGTGCGCCGTATTACCGGTGGCGGTGCTATGTTTATGGAGCCCGGCAACTGCATTACCTATTCGTTAACGGTGCCGACCTCGATTGTGGACGGTATGAGCATTGAGGCGTCGTATCAGTTTTTAGATGCTTGGGTGTTAGCTGCATTGGCAGAGGTTGGTATTCAAGCGCACTATAAGCCGCTTAACGATATTACCTCTGCACAAGGCAAGATAGGTGGTGCGGCACAAAAACGCTTTGGTACTGGTATTTTGCTGCACCATGCGACGCTGGCTTACGATATTGATGCCGACAAAATGCTGCAAGTGTTGCGTATTGGTCGAGAAAAAATCTCTGATAAAGGCATTACCAGTGCCAACAAGCGTGTTGATCCGATGCGCAGCCAAACGGGGCTCAGCAGAGCGGCTATTATTGATGCTTTTATGCGTCACTTCTCTAAAACCTACCAAGCCCAGCTGGGGGATTATTTGCCGGAGGAGCTGTCCACCGCCAAGGCATTAGTGGCCGACAAATTTTTAACGGACGCATGGCTGTACAAAGTTAATTGA
- a CDS encoding DASH family cryptochrome — MQRYFSSSAPHSYKLTRNQLDGWDSSTKFSPFLALGNLSPRSIWQQLKAYEAQHGANDSTYWIGFELLWREYFQWSALQQDARLFSFQGQAKHKPKTSYYSARFKKWCNGETPFPLVNACMKELNATGFISNRGRQIVASCLVNELAVDWRYGAAYFQQQLLDYDVACNWGNWQYIAGVGKDPRGGRHFNLEKQTQEYDPERRYIKQWQCDTAPQPLDTVDYVDWPIMPE, encoded by the coding sequence GTGCAGCGTTACTTTTCCAGCTCAGCACCGCACAGCTATAAGCTCACTCGCAACCAATTAGATGGCTGGGACAGCTCAACCAAGTTCAGTCCTTTTTTAGCGCTCGGTAATCTATCGCCCCGCTCCATCTGGCAACAATTAAAAGCCTACGAAGCACAGCACGGTGCCAACGATTCAACCTACTGGATTGGTTTTGAACTGTTGTGGCGTGAATACTTTCAATGGTCAGCGCTGCAGCAAGACGCGCGTTTATTCAGCTTTCAAGGCCAGGCCAAACATAAACCCAAAACCAGCTATTACAGCGCCCGTTTTAAAAAATGGTGCAATGGGGAAACGCCCTTCCCACTGGTGAATGCCTGCATGAAAGAGTTAAACGCCACAGGCTTTATCTCAAACCGTGGCCGGCAAATTGTCGCCAGCTGTTTAGTCAACGAGCTGGCGGTAGACTGGCGTTACGGCGCTGCTTACTTTCAACAACAGCTGCTCGATTACGATGTCGCCTGCAACTGGGGCAACTGGCAATATATTGCGGGGGTGGGTAAAGACCCGCGTGGCGGGCGGCACTTTAATCTAGAAAAGCAAACCCAAGAGTACGATCCCGAGCGGCGTTATATTAAGCAGTGGCAATGCGATACAGCGCCACAACCGCTGGATACGGTTGATTATGTCGACTGGCCAATCATGCCTGAGTAA
- a CDS encoding putative metalloprotease CJM1_0395 family protein: MNISSVGHSFTAHSFANRPEQTEQTDTDKQDGKKLHGNAMLLPEQIKQVEQLKVRDREVRAHEMAHLAAAGGLATSGASYTYQLGPDGARYAVGGEVKIDTSSGNNPEETIRKAQAIRAAALAPAEPSGQDHAVAAQASQMEAQARAEQAAEGQNERQSEVENESENKEEPQADVEGASQQNSESQKAAVQQYQSVAAEFDNSSRLNLQA; the protein is encoded by the coding sequence ATGAATATTTCTTCTGTTGGCCATTCTTTTACAGCGCATTCTTTTGCGAATCGCCCTGAGCAGACCGAGCAAACCGATACGGATAAGCAAGATGGCAAAAAATTGCATGGAAATGCAATGCTGTTGCCGGAGCAAATCAAGCAAGTAGAGCAGCTCAAAGTACGCGATCGTGAAGTCCGTGCGCATGAAATGGCACACTTGGCCGCTGCTGGTGGCTTGGCTACGTCTGGTGCATCCTACACCTACCAGCTTGGTCCGGATGGTGCCCGCTATGCAGTTGGCGGTGAGGTTAAGATTGATACCTCAAGCGGCAACAACCCTGAAGAAACCATCCGTAAAGCGCAAGCTATCCGTGCTGCTGCCTTAGCACCGGCGGAGCCTTCCGGCCAAGATCATGCCGTGGCTGCTCAAGCCTCGCAGATGGAGGCGCAAGCTCGAGCTGAGCAGGCTGCTGAAGGCCAGAACGAACGCCAGAGCGAGGTCGAGAACGAGAGCGAAAATAAGGAAGAGCCGCAGGCTGATGTTGAGGGTGCTTCGCAGCAAAACAGCGAAAGCCAAAAAGCTGCTGTGCAGCAATACCAGAGCGTAGCTGCTGAGTTTGATAATAGCTCGCGGCTTAATCTGCAGGCATGA